The window CAAGTCGTTCTTCGAAACCTTCGAGAGCTGGGCCGACCCGAACGACTGGCAACTGGTGCAGCAGAGGGCCGAGGGCATTCGCTACGCACCCCTCTCCACCTGTGGCCACCAGCGCATGGGTGCCCGCGAGCGCGTGCTGGACGTAGCCCGACGCTACCCCGATCGACTGCGGATCGAGTTGGACGCACTCTGCACGCGTGTCGTCTTCGACGAGCGCAACCGCGCCCTAGGAGTCGAATACCTGAAGGGCGCGCGGCTCTACAAGGCCCATAGCAAGCCCAGCAGCGCGCCGGGCGAGCGCCGCGAGCTGCGCGCCTCACGCGAGGTCGTGCTGAGCGGCGGGGCCTTCAACACACCACAGCTCCTGATGCTTTCGGGGGTCGGGCCGAAGGACGTTCTCGCCAAGCATGGCATCACCATGCGCGTAGACCTGCCGGGCGTGGGCCGGAACCTGCAGGACCGTTACGAGGTAGGTGTTGTCAACCGCATGAACTTCCCCGCCTGGTGGGTGCTGAAGAACGCGACATTCGCCCAGGGCGACCCGCAGTACCGAGAGTGGGCCCGCTCGCGCAAGGGCGTCTACAGCACAAACGGCGCGGTCCTGGCCGTCATCAAGCGCGCCGCCGCCAACCGGCCCCTGCCCGACCTGTTCTGCTTCGCGCTGCTGGGCCTATTCAAGGGCTACTATCCTGGGTACTCCACCGTCTTCGCCAAGAATCTGAACTACCTCACTTGGGCCATCCTTAAGGCCCACACGAACAACCGCGCGGGCCAAGTGACCCTCCGCTCAGGTGATCCGCGCGACACGCCGCTCGTCGACTTCAAGTATTTCGATGAAGGCAGCGACGCGAGCGGCGACGATCTCGCCTCCGTCGTCGCGGGCATCAAGTTTGTACGCACGATGACGAAGAAGCTCAAGGAGCAGAAGCTGATCGCCGCGGAGGAGGTGCCCGGGGACGAGGTTCAATCCGAAGACGATCTCGCCCAGTTCGTGAAGGACAACGCCTGGGGCCACCACGCCTCCTGCACCTGCCCGATCGGCTCGCGTGCGGAGGGCGGCGTGTTGACGGGCGACTTCAAGGTGCACGGCACCGAAGGCTTGCGCGTCGTGGACGCTTCGGTCTTCCCGCGTATCCCGGGCTTCTTCATCGTGAGCGCAGTCTACATGATCGGTGAAAAGGCCGCCGACGTGATGCTGAACCAGGCGTCGTCATAGCCTTGGCGTCCGAGAGACCCAGACATGGGACCACGAAACCAACGGCTCAAGGGGTCCGCATTGTCCCACGCGCCCTTTTTTCGTGCCGTAGTTGGTGACGTTGACGGCGGGTGTCGGAAGGAAGGCCCGCAGGAGCGATCATGCGATATCGACGGGTGCCCTGGATTTCCCTGGCGGTGACGCTGTGCCTGCTGGCGACAGGTGCCACGCGTGCCGCTGATCACAACGACCCTAACGCGATCAACTCGATCTTCTCCGACGTGCAGGTCAGCGCCGCCGACCTCTACGACATCTTCGGCTTTCCCGCCGACGACGAGACTGGCGGTGAGCGAGTGGTCATCGCGCTGACTTTTGCCTCGGTCCCGAGGGCGGGCGCCTTCGACACCGATATGCTCTACCGGGTCCGGATCTATCCCGGCCCGCGCCCGGCCCCGCCGCTCGAGAATGACCAGAGCCTTGAGGCCATGCTGGCCTACTTCGAGACGGTCAAGGATAAGTACCTGCACGCGAAGCCGGCCGAAGTGCGCTTGACCGTCGACGCCGCGGGCAAAGCATCGCTCGTGTTCCTGGGCTTCCCGAGTGGCAGTTTCGAAAAGGCCATTGAAACGAACACGGTCACGACCGTCAAGAGCCCCGACGGGCAGGTGCTCAAGGTCTATGTCGGCGGGCGCGACGACGCATTCTTCAACGACCTACCGGGCTTCTTCCGCTCTATCAACTACGCGCCCCAGTTCTATCACGTGCCAGTCTCGGCGCCGAAGGAGCTGAGGGAGCTGCCCATCCCCAAGACGCTCCTCGAGCTGGAGGGCAACACGCTTTTCAACTTCAACCCCCAGAAACCAAACCTGGGCAGTGGCGTGAAGGAGGATCTGCCTCCGGGCCCGTACACCTGGAACGGCAAGGGCTACCTCAAGGACGCCAACGGCAACTACCGCTTCGTCTACAGCGGTAAGGACGCCCAAGCCGGGCGCAACGTCAACTCAATGATCTTGGAACTCCCTCTCTCCTTCGTCACCAAGACCCCGCAGATCGACCGGCTCGTGAACACCTGGGGCGAGAGCTGGGTGCTCAAGGCAGCGCACAGGATCATGGCGATTCCGGACGACCGCCAGCGCCCGCGCGGGCCGGCCTGGGTACGCCATCCGTGGGTCACGGGGGGCGCTGTAATCGTGCTTGGGCTCTTGCTCTTTCTGGTCGGAAGGCCGGCGCCAGCAGCGATGCGGGGCGGACACAAGGTAATCCGGCTGGCGGGTCTTGCGCTGATGGCTGGAGGCTTGGCCGCCGGCGTCCTGATCTCGCGGCTCGAGCAGTCCAGCGACGCGTTGCACGGCCCGCCCGACGCCCAACTCGAGAAATACAAGCTCGTGGACACCGATGGCCAAGCGTTCGCCGACGCGGCGCTCAACGAGCGCGAGGACGACCGCCAGGTGGGCGCGGACAACTTCTGGCTCGCGGAGCACTTCGTGACGCGCCTCGCGCACCTGGGCTGGGGGTTCGGGCCCTCCGTCAGCGCGTTGGGTCTCAAGACGGCCTTCGACCACGGTAACTCACCTATTTCGGTGCACAAGACCTACGCGTTGGCTGCAGAGGCCTTTCCGCGTGTCAAGAAGATGATCTTCCAGCGCCTGAACATGCCCGACGACACTTGGAATAAGCACCACCTGAAGATCCCGTTGCGCCGCACGTTCGAGGTCTTCATCCCCAACGTCTGCGCGATCGACATGGACACGACCGGCACCTGGCCCTTCGGACGGAGGCCAGAAGACCAGGTCGCCACGCGCTTTCTCTCGCTCTTCCTCGATATGGAGGCGGAGCTAAACGGTAAGAAGTACAACGTGGAGACGCTCAACGACCCGGAACTGTGGGCACACGCGCCCATCGAACCAAAGACGCCGCCGAACCCGCTCAAGAACGACAAACCGTTCCTCACGGCGTTTCCCTATTTGGCCGAGCCATGGTGACCACGGCCCCCCGCGTCCGTCGCGGGGGGGCCTTCGTCCTTGTCGTCCTCGGCGCATGCGCTGCGTTAGTCCTGCGCACCGACGAATCGCAGGCACGGCTGACCGACTATGCGACCGACCTGCAGCGTCTCGACGCCCAGCTCCTCGCCCTCGGTCCGAGGCTGATCGCACCTTCCCCTCTAGAGCGCGCCACTCGCCAAGTGGCGCTGCTCCAACGCCGGGCGGCGCTCACGGGGAGCACGGCCGACGAGGCCCGCGCCCGCGCAGCGGCCGCCGAGAACCTCCAGGGCCTCGGCCCGGCGCCCGACCTGCTTCTTCTCGCCGCTGACTTCGCCCTTCGCTTCCACCGACTCGCAGAAGCGCGCGCCGACCTTGAGCGGCTGCCGGCGCGCATCGCGGGCCCGAGCGCCGAGGCCTTGCGGTCCGACCTGGCCCTGCAAGAAGGCGACTACGCCCGAGCACGGCTGCACTGCGAGGAAGCCTTGCGCGTTCGCCGCGATTGGGACGTGCTCGAACGGCTGGCACACCTCGAGTCCCTCAGGGGCGCTAGCGAGAGCGCCGACGCCCTGTACGCCCAGGCCGAGGACGAGCTCACCGCCAAGGAGATGCGCGCCTACGCCTGGGTCGAACTGCAGCGTGGCCAGCTCGCGCTCAGCCGTGGCCGTCACGCCGAGGCGGAGCAGCACTACGCGCGCGCCGAGCGCGGCTACTCCGGGGATTGGCGGGTTGCGGAGCACTTGGCCGAGCTGTGCGCCGCAGAACGGCGCTTCGAAGAGGCGGTGGCGCTTTACGAGCGGGTGGTGGCGCGTGTGGCGCGGCCCGAGATCGAGCAGGCGCTCGGCGATCTGCTGGCCTTCATCGGCCGTCCTGAGGCCGCACGCGGCTGGCACGACCGAGCCTTGCGGGGCTACCTTGCGTCCGTGGGGCGCGGTGAAGTGCACTACTTCCACCACCTGGCGGGCTTCTTCGCGGACGCACGCCCGGACGCGGACGAGGCTCTGCGCTGGGCGCGTCGGGACGCGGCATTGCGCGGCGGCGTTCCCACGCAGGACGCGCTGGCCTGGGCGCTCTACCGCGCTGGTCGCTTCAGCGAGGCGCTGGATGCGATGCGTACGGCGCTCCAGGGCGGCATCCGGGACGCGCACCTCTGCTTCCGCGCCGGCATGATCCACCTGGCCGCTGGCCGCGCCGCGGAAGGGCGTCATTGGCTGGCGCTCGCCGCCGACCTCAACCCGCACTACGACGCCTTCCATGAGCACCGCTGAGTCGGCCCCCCGCCAGCCCTGGCTGGGCTTCTGTGTCTTGACCGCCCTGCTGGCGGCTGCCCAGCTCGCCGAAGGGCACCCCGTCGCGCAGGGCCGCATGGCAGTCGAGATCCTTCAGGACCGGCTGCTAGTGCGCGCAACCGTCCCGCTCGAGGAAGTGCTCGTCGCCTCCGCCCAGGCCTCGCCCGACGAGGCGGCGCTGCCGCTGAGACTACGTACGCACGGCGACTACTTGGCTTCACACCTGCACGTCGTGGCCGATGGTTGCGCCCTGACGGGGCGCGTCCTAGAGGGGCCCGAGCGGTACACAGGCGGGTGGCCGAGCTACCTGCTCGAGTATGGACCGACCCGCGCTCAGCCGACACACATCGAGCTACAGCAGAACGTTCTCCGCGAGTTCCAGTTCGCGCCGGGCAACCCATGGGAGGCCAGCTACATCGTGAGCATCGGCCGGGCGGGGGAGCGGCCGGAGCAGGGCTCGCTGCTCACGTCGCGGGGGCCGCTCAATTGGCAGGACTCGTCGCACGCCACGGAGGTGGGGCTTCTGGCTGCGTTCGTGCGCCACGGAATGACGCACATTCTGGCCGGCTACGACCACCTGCTCTTTGTCGCGGCACTGGTCCTGGCGGTGGCGTCGCTCTGGGACTTGGTGAAGGTCGTTGCGGCGTTCACGCTGGCGCACACGTTAACTCTCGCTCTAGCCGCATTCGGCCTGCTGCGCCTGCCCGGCGCATTCGTCGAGCCCATGATCGCGGCGAGTATCGTCTGCGTCGCCCTGCAGAACGTGCTCTGGCCCGAGCGCAGCCGCGGCCGCAGCCGCCTAGTAGTCGCGTTCCTGTTCGGACTCTTTCACGGCCTTGGCTTCGCCGGTGGTTTGCTTGAGGCCATGGCCGGCCTTCCGACCGTGAGCGCTTTGCTGGCGATCGCGGCCTTCAGCGCGGGGGTTGAGATTGGGCATCAGGCGGTAGTGCTGCCGGCTTTTGCCGGTCTCCGCTTGTTGCGGCGTACCGGGCTGTCGAATGGACCCGACGCAGTCCTGAGCCGCTATGGGTCGGTGCTGATCGCTGTTGCGGGTAGCGTGTATCTCGCTGCCGCGTTGCGCTAGGTGAGGAGCAGGAGGATGAATGGCTGAGCCCGTGAAGATCGCTGAGGTGCTGGAGAAAGAGCTGGAGCACCTCGGGAAGCAGGACGGCCTGAAAGAAGCTGCCAAGAGGGACCTCAAGGAGCTCTACACACACATCGGCACTCTGCCCGAGGGGCGGGAGCTATCGGCCCTCTGCTTCTCCGGAGGCGGCATTCGCAGCGCCACCTTCAACCTGGGCGTGCTTCAGGCGCTAGCCAACCTCGGAGTGTTGAAGCACTTCGACTACCTGTCGAGCGTGTCTGGAGGCGGCTACATCGCGGGGTGGCTGAAGGCTTGGATGCATCGGGAGCCACTGCCGCAGGTCGTCGAGCAGTTAGCGAGGCCCGCACGCATGGCCGGATTCCGTCCCCTCGCCCCCGAGCCCCGGCCCATCGACCACCTGCGCGAGTACAGCAACTACCTCACACCGCGCCTTGGCTTCTTCTCAGCCGACACCTGGAGCGCCGCCGCCATGATCGTCCGCAACTTGCTCCTTAACTGGCTGGTGCTCGTGCCGGCCCTGACGGCCGTCGTGGCGGTTCCTCAAGTGGCACTCATCGTGGCCGCGCAGGCCTATTCCGACTTCACCTGGGGTGCGGTGGCCTTTGGGTTCGCACTGCTCTCGGCGCTCATGGCCAGCTTGGCGATTTACCGGCTTCGCCGTGATGGAGGCCAACCTCCCCTGATACTGCTCTTCGGCGTGCTCCCCCTCTGGCTCTCGGCCCTCCTCCTGTCGCTGGCGGCTCGGTGGATGGGCGGGGGCTTTGAGGGGCCCGAGCTGTGGATCTTTTGCGCACTCTGGTACATCGTCATCCCGTTGGGAGGTTGGCTCGCAGCGCGCCTCTCGACGGGGGCACACGAGGCTCAGCCGCCTGCCCGCGCGGAGATCGTCGCCCTCGTGCTGTCTAATGGCGTCGCGGCGTTGCTGCTAGGGTTAGTCGCGCGCGCCTGGCTCCCAGGTGTGCAGCAGCACCCGCGCCGATTCGTGCTCTTCGCTGTCCCGATTTTGCTGGGGCTCTACCTGCTGGCACGGACGTTGTTCGTGGCCTTTGCCAGCCTGGGTGAGCGCGACCCGCGCGACCCCACTCCAAGCACCTGGACACCTGAGCTCGGCAACGCTGACCGCGAGTGGTGGGCACGTCTTTCCGGATGGGTACTTCTCCTCTCCGTGGGCTGGATCGGCATCAGCGCGCTTGTGCTGGGCGGTCATATGCTGACGGCCATCACGGGCCAATTGGTGGCTGCCGCGGGAGGCCTGACGGGCCTGATCACGGCTCTCTTAGGGGCGAGTTCTCGTACCCCCGGGGGCAGCGAGCCACGGCATCAGACGCCGTCGCCCGTGGCGGCTTGGGGGCTGCGCCTCCTGGCTCCGGCCACGCTGGCTGGCATTGTATTGGTCCTCGCCGAGCTGAGCGCCTGGGCTGGCCGGCTGGCAACTGGTCGCGACGCCCTCCTAGTGCCCCACGTCCCGCTTGTCTGCTATTCCTTCCCAGAGGTAGTCACCCTCGTTGGACGCTTCTTGATCGTGCCCGCCAGCTGCACCCTTCTGTCCTGGCTACTCGGCTGGGTCGTGAACGTCAACCGTTTCTCCCTCCATGGCTTCTACCGCAACCGGCTCGTGCGCGCCTACCTGGGCGCCTCGAACACACACCGCCGGCCGAATCCGTTTACCGGCTTCGACGCGAACGACGACGTGCCCTTGCCTCAGCTGGCCCACGACATCTCGCCCCGGCCCTTCTCCGTGATCAACGTCACGCTCAACCTGGTGAGAAGCGGTGAAAACCTCGCCTGGCAGCAGCGCAAAGCCGAGTCCTTCTCGATGACGCCCCTCTACTGTGGCAATTTCCACGACGGCTATCGCCCGACGTCCGAGTACGGGGGCCCGAACGGCATTTCGCTCGGCACAGCCGTCACAATCTCCGGTGCCGCTGCGAACCCGAGCTCGGGCTACCACTCGTCCCCACTCGTAGCGTTTCTGATGACGCTTTTCAACGTCCGCTTGGGCGCGTGGCTCGGCAACCCAAACCGCAATGGTGAGCGTGTCTACCGCTTCAGTGGGCCGCGGCACGCTTGGAAGCCGCTCTTTGCCGACCTTTTCAGCGAAACGGACGCTCAGCACGCATACGTGAGCCTTTCCGACGGCGGTCACTTCGAGAACTTGGCGATCTACGAGATGGTGCTGCGGCGCTGCCGGCTCATTGTGGCCAGTGACGCCGGGCAGGACCCGGGGCATGACTTCGAGGACCTTGGCAACCTGATCCGCAAGGTGCGCATCGACTTCGGAATTCCGATCGAGTTCGACCAGCCGATCCGAATCCTGGCTCGCAGCGCGGAAGGCCAGCACGGGCTTGCCTGCGCGCTGGCCAGGATCCGCTATGACCTAGTCGACCTCGGCACGCCGCCCGGCTACCTTCTCTATCTGAAGCCAACGCTCCTGGCAACGGCCGTGCCCATCGACGTCCTGGCCTATTCTCGTACCTCGAAGACCTTCCCCCACGAGACTACGGCCGACCAGTTCTTCACCGAAGCGCAATTCGAGAGTTATCGGGCGCTGGGCTTTCAGTTGGCTGAGCGGCTCGGTGGCAATCGCATTCCGGCCAGCTTGACGGACCTGTTCGCCACTGTTTCACGGCAGCTCGACGAGGCAGCCAGGCAGGCAGGGGCCGTACCGCCGCCGGGTGACGCCAATCCAACGGTGCCGTTTGCTCCGTGAAGGAGCCTTTTCAGCAAACAGAGCGGGCGGACCCGCTCCTGGGGAGCCCTCGCTAACGGCGAGAGGAAACGACCGGCTCAGGCGGTCGGCAGGGTCTAGTCTCTTCCAGGCCCGCGCATCGACTGAGCCCCAGGGGCTGCACTCTTGCGTCAGCGTTGTGGTTCGAGTTGGCGGGCGAGGCAGGTCCCTTACGACTAGGCTCTCCTGGATGTGGCCTTAGCTGCTGCTTGGTTCGTCGGAGCCCTCTGGAGTCCAAGGATGGAGACCAATGAAGCGTGACCAGCCCCTGTTGTGGCTCCTCATTGTTGCGTTGCTCGGGGGCGTGGTCTCACCCCAGTTCCTAGGCTCGCGGGCCACCCCCACGAAGGGGAAGACCGACATCCCTAAGGCTCCCAGCCCGATCCTGCCGACTTCACCTGTCAAAGCGGAGTTCGTCTCGGTTCTTGCCCGCTTCTTGACACCGGATCTCGACTCTGCGGCGGCCACGCTGCCCGCCCTGCGGAAAGAGGCCGAGAAACAATCGATTGACGTGCGCTTCTTGATCGCCACCCTGCCGGATCCGATCGATTCGCATGCCGGCTGGCTGTTCGATCCGCTCCTTGACGCCATCCAGAGCGCGACTGCGGCTAGCGGCTACGTACTCGATCGATACTCGGTACCTTGGAGGCCCACAACCGAGGTCTCCGGAGGAAGGCTTCATCGAATAGGGCTCTTTAATCATGAGGAAGCGCCCGCGGTCGTCCTGCTCCGCCGCACCGGTCCACAACCAAGCTACAAACAAGAGCTTCTAGTGCTCTTCCTCGTGGGAGAAACACCCACCTCTGGGATCCATACCAGAGCGCTCCTGGCGGCGTTAAAGGTAATCGGGGACTGGAATCCTGATGGAGCCAGGACTATCCCGATCCTGGGGCCGTCATTTTCAGGGTCAACCGCGTCGCTGGTTAGTGCCATCCGATCCTGGGGCCGCGCCAACCACAATGCAAAGTGCCTACGCATCGTCTCGGGGAGCGCCACCAGCATTGTGCGCAAACGAATCGAAGAGGTTCTACCGAACCGCGTGACCTTTCGAGCAACGGTCGCACCTGATACCTGGGTGCTTGAGAAGATGCACTCTTATATGAGTGACACCTATGGCCTGTTCGAGGAGCGCGGCCCCCTCGGAAAACGGCTAGCTGCCCTACTTGTCGAGTCCAACACCGACTACGGTCGTGCTCTCAGTGACTACCTGTCAACCCAGCAAGCAGACGCGCTTGTCCTTCGCTTTCCGCTCCACATCGCCCACCTAAGAAGTGCCTACGCGAGCGATCGGGTCGAAGCACCGCCAGAAACAAGCACTTCCGCCACAAGCTTGTCGCTCCGCCTTTCCTTCGACGAGCCTCTCGACGCGGCGGACCTCCTCCCGACGTTTGATCCATTGCCGACGTCCCGCGAGGTGGATCTCGCCTTGTCAAACATCCTTGACGTCCTTGGTCGTGAGCGCGTCTCCTACGTCGGGCTCTTGGCAACCGACTCCCGCGACAAGCTGTTCCTCGCGCAGCAGATCGCGAGACATTGCCCCGACGTGGTGCTCTTCACGCTCGAGAGTGACTTGTTTTATGCTCACCCGGACTACGCCCGCTACATGCGCGGCGCGATCGTGGTCTCGAGTTACCCCGTCTTCAACGGTACGCAGTCTTGGACGCTGCCGTTCGAAGGCGCTCGTATGCGTCTACAGCTTCCGACGACGAACACACAAGGTGTCTACAACGCCACTCTCGCCCTGCTGGGGTACGACGAGGAGGGCAATCCGCTCAGCTATTCCCCCGCGCCCCCGAATCTCGTGGACTACGCGGTCCCCCAGGCTCTCGATTGTCCAGACGGCTGCCGTCCTCCGCTTTGGTTCAGCGTCGTGGGGCGAGGCTCGATATGGCCACTTGCGACCGCAAAGCCGAGTTCTGACGTGTTGGCCTATGTTCAGCCTTGGAAACCCCCGAGCCATGGCAACCTGTCTGAAGTCCCCGTCGCGCTCCACCCCTCCGAATTCGCACTGGCCGCCTTCGGTGTTCTAACCTTCATCGGCCTGGCTCATGGGCTAGCCTACTGCTTTCAGCGCCAGGAGAAGCCCTGGCCCCTCCTCAGCTCATTAGGTTGCCGGGGCCATGCTGAGCGGCAGCCGTATCTGTTTGTCTGCTTCGGCGTACTGAGCTCGCTCTATGCCGTCTGCGCTCCCGTCCTCCTCATTGCGTTGGGCCTGATTCGACCTGGAAAGCTGTGGCCCGCAGGTCTGGGCTGGGGTAAGGCCGGGCTCGTGGCTGTCGCGTTCTGCGCCATCGGACTCGCCTCATGCACGGTCTGGTCGGGCTTGAGCGCAGCCGCCCTCACGTGGTCCAAGAAGGGGGGCCACGTGAATGTCAGCGAGGAGGACAACAGGCAAAAAGGCATCGCGTCAGGGCTGCTCCTTGGCGCTCTGCTCGTCGGTTGCAGCGCTGCCGCCTGGTTTCTCTGGTACTCATGGGCCGTTCTGCAAGGGCTGTTTTCAGTGGACCTCCAGACTCGCGCGGCGCTCTTGTTCTACGTCGAGCGGGCCACAAATCCCGGGAACGGCGTGTCCCCCTTGGTGCCGCTTCTTCTGCTCGGCGCTGCCTTTTACGCTGCGGCTTTCCTTCAGCTGCGCCGGCTCAGTCTTCCTCATCCGGTCTTGGGAGCGGACGGCCTTCCAGAGATCAAGCGACTCGCCAAGGGTGCCATCGACGGCGAGCGCGCAGCCCTCGGGTGGCTTGTTGGGCCGGGCACTCTGTTGCTGCCACCGTGGCGGCTCGCGGTACCCGTCCTTGGCCTGATCTTTGGTGCTTTCTGCCTCAATTTGCGCCAGCGCCTTTCGACGATCGAGGGTCCTGTCTTCGACGCGGGCTGCGAGCTCTCGTTCCTGTTGCTCCATGGCCTGGTCGCACTGTCGCTGCTTCGTTTTGTCTGCCTCTGGTCGTCCCTCAAGGATTTGCTGCGGCGTCTAAGTGCCCACCCGATCGTTGCGGCCTACAGCCGTCTCTCGCCGAGGCTTGCCCGCACCTTCGAGGCGAGGTACTCGCCCGCGGTTCCTGAGATGCTCGAGCTGGGTGAGCCGCTTGGCCTCGCTAGGCGGCTCGACGATGGATTGGGCGCCGTCAAGAACGACCTTGAGACCCGCTACCCGTACTGCAAGGGCCCGCTCCTAGTCCTAGTGACTGCGCTCGGTGGGTCCGCGGCGACGGAGGTGATGTTCGAGAACGAGGTCGGCGAACCAAAAGCGGCCACGACATGGTCTGGCAGTGGCACTTGGCAGTTCTTGGTCGGATTGACGGCCCCCATGATTGACTTCCTCGATACGTTCTGGACTGGCCATCCGAACGTCATGCTGGCGACGAGAGATTCCGACAAACCGGATCCGCCCCTTGAGTGGCTCTCTCGAGGCGAGGAGTTCCTGGCGACTCTCGTGGCCCTCTGCGTCCGCGAGGTGCTCGCACATCTCAGGAACTGCCTGCTCTTTGTGATGATCGGCCTCTTCCTCATCCTGGGTGTTGTTTCCTCGTTCCCGTTCCAGCCGCAGCGGCACCTGCTCGGGTTTCCTTGGGTAGTCATGCTTGGCGTGATCGGTGCGCTTGTGATGGTCTTCGTCCAGATCGATCGGGACGAGGTGATCAGCCGGATTTCGGGCACGCCCCCGGGGAGAGTGAGCTGGGATTGGACCTTCGTCTCGAGCCTCCTGACCTACGGGTTGCTGCCGCTGGCGACGCTCTTCGCAACGCAGTTCCCTGAGATCGGAACGGTCGTCCTGACGGCTTTGCAGCCGGTTCAAAAGAGCATTCCGTGAGCGACCTGTCGAGGGGAATCCCTGTCGTCGCCTTCGCTCTCGCCAATGTCTTACCGGCTGCTTCTGGCACGGCTTTAGACCTCTTGTGTCAGCTGCCTCGCGGCCCGATTCAGGGCCTCGTCGTGAAGGTCGGAGGGCCTTCCCTCGCGCCACCTCGCCTACGCTTGACCTTGCTGCACTTGCCGCGGGTTGAAGCGATGACGGCGGCGGTTGTAGGGAAGAAGACGGGCAGGAGATTATCGTGGGCCAACACTGGATTGTTTGCCGCTCGAGAACCACAGTGGCTGTTCGCATTCCTACGCCGGAGGCTGGCATGACAATACTCCGTCTTCTCCTGTTCCCTATTGGACTTTTGGTGCTTCAGCCTTGCCTTGGAGCGACTGAAGGTAATCCAAAGGAGGAATTCGAGTCACTGAAGGCCTGCGCCAGCATGGCCCGCGACGGACTTCCAGACATGGCGGAGACGCGCGACCGTCGGTTTGAGGGCAAGGTCCCGGTGGCAACTGCGCTGTGCCGCGGGGGTGAGAAGGCCCTGCAATTGCGTCTCACGCCCTGGGTGGACTGGTCGCAATACTGGGGCACCGGCGACCTCAGATCGAGACCAACCGGACTGATCACGAGCAGCGGGCCGTCCTTTCGTGGCCTAACAGGAGCCTTGTTCGACTTGGAGTATGAGCGCATCGAGCTGCTCAGGTTCAATCTTTTCGACAACAACAAGACCTATAAAGAGTACGTTACCGGACGAACTGCTGTTGCTGGTCCCACTATCAAGGTCTGGCCTGAGATGAGGCTGCCCAGCGGTCATCCCGACTATCAGAGCGTTGGGGGTGATGGAATTCAGGTCTGCAAGGGGGATCTGATCCGCAGCCGGACTCCGACAGGGATCTGTAACGACATCTTGAATCCTCTCATGGGCTCCTCCGGGCAGCTTTTCGCGCGCAACGTGGAGTTTGACACCACGTTCCCGGACCTGGGTCGGAACGAGCTGACCAAGAACCGCCACGGCAACCGACTGAGCCTCCTCATGCCTGATCCGCAAGTCGTGAGTAGGAAGCTATTTACTCGATCGCAATCACACCCGGAGGCTTGTAACGAAGGACTTGGCCTTCCTAACAACCCTCCATCCGCAAACTGCGAATACAAGAAGGCAGCATTTCTGAACGTGCTCGCAGCGTTTTGGATTCAGTTCATGACCCACGATTGGTTTTCTCATTTGGTGGAGGGGCACAACCACGCTGAATTCATGCCGGTGGGATGCCAGGCCCGGCTTTACAACAATGTCGAGACGCCCTTGACCGCGGATGAGATCCAGCGGCTTGGGTGCCGACCAGGGGACCGTATCGACAAAGCGTACGTTGAGGAGGCTGCGGAGCCGGAGCACTTCGTGAGCGGCGGCAAGGACTATCTCGCGCGGGCGCCGAAGACCATGCGCAACAACAATACGGCTTGGTGGGACGCATCACAGCTCTATGGATACGATGACGTTTCGCGAAACCGCGTCAAGCTCGATCGAAACGATCCCGCCAAACTACGTCTCGATCCCCTCCCGGGCTCGGCCGGCCCGGGTTACCTCCCTCTCTTCGAACCTGGCGATCCCATCAATCCC of the Vicinamibacteria bacterium genome contains:
- a CDS encoding patatin-like phospholipase family protein, with translation MAEPVKIAEVLEKELEHLGKQDGLKEAAKRDLKELYTHIGTLPEGRELSALCFSGGGIRSATFNLGVLQALANLGVLKHFDYLSSVSGGGYIAGWLKAWMHREPLPQVVEQLARPARMAGFRPLAPEPRPIDHLREYSNYLTPRLGFFSADTWSAAAMIVRNLLLNWLVLVPALTAVVAVPQVALIVAAQAYSDFTWGAVAFGFALLSALMASLAIYRLRRDGGQPPLILLFGVLPLWLSALLLSLAARWMGGGFEGPELWIFCALWYIVIPLGGWLAARLSTGAHEAQPPARAEIVALVLSNGVAALLLGLVARAWLPGVQQHPRRFVLFAVPILLGLYLLARTLFVAFASLGERDPRDPTPSTWTPELGNADREWWARLSGWVLLLSVGWIGISALVLGGHMLTAITGQLVAAAGGLTGLITALLGASSRTPGGSEPRHQTPSPVAAWGLRLLAPATLAGIVLVLAELSAWAGRLATGRDALLVPHVPLVCYSFPEVVTLVGRFLIVPASCTLLSWLLGWVVNVNRFSLHGFYRNRLVRAYLGASNTHRRPNPFTGFDANDDVPLPQLAHDISPRPFSVINVTLNLVRSGENLAWQQRKAESFSMTPLYCGNFHDGYRPTSEYGGPNGISLGTAVTISGAAANPSSGYHSSPLVAFLMTLFNVRLGAWLGNPNRNGERVYRFSGPRHAWKPLFADLFSETDAQHAYVSLSDGGHFENLAIYEMVLRRCRLIVASDAGQDPGHDFEDLGNLIRKVRIDFGIPIEFDQPIRILARSAEGQHGLACALARIRYDLVDLGTPPGYLLYLKPTLLATAVPIDVLAYSRTSKTFPHETTADQFFTEAQFESYRALGFQLAERLGGNRIPASLTDLFATVSRQLDEAARQAGAVPPPGDANPTVPFAP